One window of Brevibacterium pigmentatum genomic DNA carries:
- a CDS encoding heavy metal translocating P-type ATPase: MAPAEKGHSAHIDDMDHADHPHHGHGGHDGHSGHESHGGHTGHGGLGGHGDHVAQFRRLFWIMLVIAVPVVAFSPMFGHLVGYEVPDTGLLGALRWLSPILGTVMYVWGGKPFLAGGLDEIKGRSPGMMLLIALAITVAFISSWGSSLGLLDPQLDFWWELALLVVIMLAGHWMEMRSLALTTSALDSLAALLPDEAEKIIDGETVSVAPSDLVVGDIVLVRPGASVPADGRIIDGSAHMDESMVTGESTTVRRGEGDSVVAGTVAADSGLRVEITAIGGETTLAGIQKLVSDAQSSSSRAQRIADRASAWLFWFALGAAVITAVVWSLIGMPDSAVVRTITVLVIACPHALGLAIPLVVSIATERAARAGVLVKDRLALETMRTVDSVLFDKTGTLTKGQPTVTAIEVVEGAGATRAESEVLGLAAAAEADSEHPLAAAIVTAAAERGIDVPTASDFSSSPAVGVKAVIAGQTVEVGGPRLLEAHDAPEAKSAEAWRAEGAIILHVLVDGSVVGALRLADEIRPESRDAVDALHAIGAQVVMITGDAEAVAQSVASELGIDRVFAGVHPADKAAKVSELQGEGRRVAMVGDGVNDAPALAQADVGIAIGAGTDVAIGSAGVILASDDPRSVLSIVELSRATYRKMKQNLWWAAGYNLLSVPLAAGVLAPVGFVLPMSVGAILMSISTIVVALNAQLLRRLALNPQAAVEQVRNSR; this comes from the coding sequence ATGGCTCCTGCTGAAAAGGGCCACTCGGCACACATCGATGACATGGACCATGCCGATCACCCTCATCACGGCCACGGCGGTCATGATGGGCACTCCGGTCACGAAAGCCATGGCGGACACACGGGACATGGCGGGCTCGGTGGACATGGCGATCATGTCGCGCAGTTCCGGCGCCTGTTCTGGATCATGCTCGTCATCGCCGTCCCTGTCGTCGCGTTCAGCCCGATGTTCGGCCACCTCGTCGGATACGAGGTTCCCGACACCGGCCTCCTCGGTGCGCTTCGTTGGCTCTCACCGATCCTGGGCACCGTCATGTACGTCTGGGGCGGAAAGCCGTTCCTGGCCGGCGGACTCGACGAGATCAAGGGGCGAAGTCCGGGCATGATGCTGCTCATTGCTTTGGCGATCACGGTCGCTTTCATCTCCTCCTGGGGGTCGTCGCTGGGCCTGCTCGACCCGCAGCTCGATTTCTGGTGGGAGCTGGCTCTGCTGGTCGTGATCATGCTCGCCGGTCACTGGATGGAGATGCGCTCACTGGCACTGACCACCTCGGCGCTGGACAGTCTCGCCGCGCTGCTGCCGGATGAGGCCGAGAAGATCATCGATGGGGAGACGGTGAGCGTCGCTCCATCCGACCTCGTCGTCGGGGACATCGTCCTCGTTCGACCCGGTGCCTCGGTGCCCGCCGACGGACGGATCATCGACGGTTCGGCCCATATGGACGAATCCATGGTCACCGGAGAATCGACGACGGTCCGACGCGGCGAAGGCGACTCGGTTGTGGCCGGCACCGTCGCCGCCGATTCCGGGCTTCGGGTCGAGATCACCGCGATCGGTGGCGAGACAACGCTGGCCGGTATCCAGAAGCTGGTCTCCGACGCTCAGAGCTCGTCATCGCGAGCCCAGCGCATCGCCGATCGAGCCTCGGCCTGGCTGTTCTGGTTCGCTCTCGGCGCTGCCGTCATCACAGCGGTCGTCTGGTCGCTCATCGGCATGCCCGATTCGGCGGTCGTGCGCACGATCACCGTGCTCGTCATCGCCTGTCCTCACGCCTTGGGTCTGGCCATTCCGCTGGTCGTGTCGATCGCCACCGAACGTGCCGCCCGTGCCGGCGTCCTCGTCAAGGACCGGCTCGCGCTCGAGACGATGCGCACGGTCGATTCCGTGCTCTTCGACAAGACCGGCACTCTGACGAAGGGTCAGCCGACGGTCACCGCCATCGAAGTCGTCGAGGGTGCCGGGGCCACGCGGGCCGAGAGTGAAGTGCTTGGCCTGGCGGCTGCGGCCGAAGCCGACAGCGAGCACCCGCTGGCCGCAGCCATCGTCACGGCTGCGGCTGAACGGGGGATCGACGTGCCGACAGCATCCGACTTCTCGTCGTCACCTGCGGTTGGGGTCAAGGCCGTCATCGCAGGCCAGACGGTCGAGGTGGGTGGTCCCAGACTGCTCGAGGCGCATGACGCGCCCGAGGCGAAGTCTGCGGAGGCCTGGCGAGCCGAAGGTGCCATCATCCTCCACGTGCTCGTCGACGGATCTGTCGTCGGTGCCCTGCGGTTGGCCGATGAGATCCGGCCGGAGTCTCGCGATGCCGTCGATGCACTCCACGCCATCGGTGCACAGGTCGTGATGATCACCGGAGACGCCGAGGCGGTCGCGCAGTCTGTGGCCTCCGAGCTCGGCATCGACCGTGTCTTTGCCGGCGTTCATCCCGCCGACAAGGCGGCGAAGGTCTCCGAGCTGCAGGGGGAGGGGCGTCGTGTGGCGATGGTCGGTGACGGTGTCAATGACGCTCCTGCGCTCGCGCAGGCCGATGTCGGCATCGCCATCGGGGCCGGAACCGATGTGGCCATCGGCTCTGCAGGAGTCATCCTCGCTTCCGACGATCCGCGGTCCGTGCTCTCGATTGTCGAACTCTCTCGGGCGACCTACCGGAAGATGAAGCAGAACCTGTGGTGGGCGGCCGGGTACAACCTGCTGTCGGTGCCGCTGGCGGCAGGAGTGCTCGCTCCTGTCGGATTCGTGCTGCCGATGAGCGTGGGCGCGATCCTCATGTCGATCTCGACGATCGTCGTCGCCCTCAATGCTCAGCTGCTGCGCCGGCTGGCCCTGAATCCACAGGCGGCAGTCGAGCAGGTGCGGAACAGCCGCTGA
- a CDS encoding D-cysteine desulfhydrase family protein has product MVALNEVPRRRYTAGPTPLQHLRSLSAELGGPQIWIKRDDQLGLTQGGNKTRKLEFLIADARNQGADTLITVGGVQSNHCRLTLSAARAEGLDCHLIVEEDLGPDGTSLGPAGSNPPGYTGNFLLFDLLGADSVTVLGHGADLLGEAEVLAEKLRGEGRKPYVIPVGGSNPIGALGYVDCAVEMLDQFAEAGLDSPTIVTPSGSAGMQAGLIVGLHSAGSDAQVIGINVSRIQAEQEPKIVNLVDSTAQFLDLPTVPRAATVGLGDYVGTGYALPTPGMVEAVRLFARTEGIVLDPVYTGKAAAGLTDLIRSGRFSSDDAVVFVHSGGVPGLYARAQAFA; this is encoded by the coding sequence ATGGTCGCCCTGAATGAAGTCCCGCGCCGTCGCTACACCGCGGGGCCGACGCCTCTCCAGCATCTGCGGAGCCTGTCCGCCGAACTCGGCGGACCGCAGATCTGGATCAAACGCGATGACCAGCTGGGACTGACTCAGGGCGGGAATAAGACGCGCAAACTCGAGTTCCTCATCGCCGACGCCCGGAATCAGGGCGCGGACACGCTCATCACCGTCGGCGGGGTGCAGTCCAATCACTGTCGACTGACCTTGTCGGCTGCCCGCGCCGAGGGCCTCGACTGTCACCTCATCGTCGAAGAGGATCTCGGACCGGACGGCACCTCGCTCGGCCCGGCAGGGTCGAACCCGCCGGGGTACACGGGAAACTTCCTGCTCTTCGATCTTCTCGGCGCGGATTCGGTCACGGTGCTCGGCCACGGGGCCGACCTCCTCGGCGAGGCTGAGGTTCTGGCCGAGAAGCTGCGCGGCGAGGGCAGGAAGCCTTACGTCATCCCGGTGGGCGGGTCGAATCCGATCGGTGCGCTCGGTTACGTCGACTGTGCCGTTGAGATGCTCGACCAATTCGCCGAGGCGGGGCTGGATTCGCCCACGATCGTCACGCCCAGCGGTTCGGCCGGAATGCAGGCCGGACTCATCGTCGGCCTCCACAGCGCAGGAAGCGATGCTCAGGTCATCGGCATCAACGTCAGCCGGATACAGGCGGAGCAGGAACCGAAGATCGTGAACCTCGTCGACTCCACGGCGCAGTTCCTCGACCTGCCCACGGTCCCTCGCGCAGCCACAGTGGGACTCGGCGATTATGTCGGGACGGGATACGCTCTGCCGACCCCCGGGATGGTCGAAGCTGTGCGTCTCTTCGCCCGCACCGAGGGCATCGTCCTCGACCCGGTCTACACCGGCAAGGCAGCGGCCGGCCTCACCGACCTCATCAGATCCGGCCGTTTCTCTTCCGATGACGCGGTCGTCTTCGTCCACTCCGGCGGAGTCCCCGGACTCTACGCCCGCGCCCAGGCGTTCGCCTGA
- a CDS encoding VOC family protein — protein MTTTPIQAPSSTAPQTPAVDGKRLSAATGMDAVTLRVGDLEKMSNYYSNALAMEPLEETARDGEVHRVLGRGTTPLVKLVSTPDLPGVDPKQAGLFHTAFLFDDKEALAATVAHAAQNTNSTFVGSSDHLVSQAFYFTDPEGNGIELYVDRARSEWTHSIDGEVQMDSIHLDPNRFLERHLKQDVLANTVAEPGIVGHVHLQVGNIPQAREFYVDALGFEPSLSSMPGVLFAAAGGYHHHVAMNTWNSRGAGPRAASLGLGDVAITVPGREDLDALVARLRVHKLDFADDGRSVRVVDPWGTQVTLATGTSSIDETLAR, from the coding sequence ATGACTACCACCCCCATCCAGGCACCAAGTTCCACCGCCCCGCAGACACCCGCCGTCGATGGGAAACGACTCAGCGCGGCCACCGGAATGGACGCGGTGACCCTGCGCGTCGGCGACCTCGAGAAGATGTCGAACTACTACTCGAACGCCCTGGCGATGGAACCACTCGAAGAGACCGCCCGCGATGGCGAAGTCCACCGTGTGCTCGGCCGCGGCACCACTCCCCTGGTCAAGCTAGTGTCGACCCCGGACCTGCCCGGCGTCGACCCCAAGCAGGCCGGCCTGTTCCACACCGCGTTCCTCTTCGACGACAAGGAAGCTCTGGCGGCCACCGTCGCCCATGCCGCTCAGAACACGAACAGCACTTTCGTCGGATCCAGCGACCACCTGGTCAGCCAGGCCTTCTACTTCACCGACCCCGAGGGCAACGGCATCGAACTCTACGTCGACCGGGCTCGCTCGGAATGGACGCACTCCATCGACGGAGAGGTCCAGATGGATTCGATCCACCTCGATCCGAACCGTTTCCTCGAGCGTCACCTCAAGCAGGATGTCCTCGCGAACACCGTGGCCGAACCCGGAATCGTCGGCCACGTCCACTTGCAGGTCGGCAACATTCCACAGGCCCGCGAGTTCTACGTCGACGCCCTCGGCTTCGAACCGTCGCTGTCCTCAATGCCCGGAGTCCTCTTCGCCGCGGCCGGCGGATACCACCACCACGTCGCCATGAACACCTGGAACAGCCGTGGCGCCGGTCCACGCGCAGCCAGCCTCGGCCTCGGTGATGTGGCGATCACCGTTCCCGGTCGCGAGGATCTCGATGCACTGGTCGCTCGTCTGCGTGTACACAAGCTCGATTTCGCCGATGACGGACGGTCCGTGCGCGTCGTCGATCCGTGGGGCACTCAGGTCACCTTGGCCACCGGAACCAGCTCTATCGACGAGACCCTGGCGCGGTAA
- a CDS encoding 2,3-butanediol dehydrogenase: MRAARFHARNDIRIEDIPEPELRPGTVAIDVAWCGICGTDLHEYLEGPIFVPPAGHPHPISGESAPVTMGHEFSGTITHLGEGVTDLNVGQNVVVEPYIIAEDVDTSPGQSYQLSKDMNFIGLGGHGGGLSEKIVVQRRWVHPIGDIPLDQAALIEPLSVAHHAATRSGAAAGQTAIVGGAGPIGLLTAAVLKAKGLTVFISELSEARKAMAESTGVADEVFDPRESDVAESVRQRTDGKGADVGFECSSVPAVLDMLIDATRPGGVIVNVSIWGHRPEVDLPSLVLKEIDLRGTIGYAGDHPETIRLVSEGTIDLSAFITARIGLDALITGGFDELIDNNEHHVKIIVNPRA, translated from the coding sequence ATGAGAGCAGCACGTTTCCACGCGCGCAACGACATCCGGATTGAAGACATCCCAGAGCCCGAACTGCGTCCAGGCACTGTCGCCATCGACGTCGCATGGTGCGGGATCTGCGGAACGGACCTCCACGAATACCTCGAAGGGCCGATCTTCGTCCCTCCGGCAGGGCACCCCCATCCGATTTCCGGCGAGTCCGCGCCTGTCACGATGGGGCACGAATTCTCCGGCACGATCACCCACCTCGGCGAAGGCGTCACCGACCTGAACGTCGGCCAGAACGTCGTCGTCGAGCCCTACATCATCGCCGAGGATGTCGACACCAGCCCCGGCCAGAGCTATCAGCTGTCGAAGGACATGAACTTCATCGGCCTCGGCGGCCATGGCGGCGGACTGTCGGAGAAGATCGTCGTGCAGCGTCGCTGGGTGCACCCGATCGGCGATATTCCGCTCGACCAGGCTGCGTTGATCGAACCATTGTCAGTTGCCCACCACGCAGCCACACGCTCCGGCGCCGCTGCAGGCCAGACCGCCATCGTCGGCGGAGCAGGCCCGATCGGCCTTCTGACTGCAGCCGTCCTCAAAGCCAAGGGCCTGACCGTCTTCATCTCTGAACTCTCGGAAGCGCGGAAGGCCATGGCAGAGTCAACGGGAGTGGCCGACGAAGTCTTCGACCCCAGAGAATCCGATGTCGCTGAGTCGGTCCGCCAACGAACCGACGGCAAAGGCGCCGACGTCGGGTTTGAATGCTCCTCTGTCCCCGCCGTCCTGGACATGCTCATCGATGCCACCCGTCCGGGTGGAGTCATCGTCAACGTGTCCATCTGGGGACACAGACCTGAAGTCGATCTGCCCAGTCTCGTGCTCAAGGAGATCGACCTCAGAGGCACGATCGGCTACGCCGGAGACCACCCTGAGACGATCCGCCTCGTCTCCGAAGGAACGATCGACCTCTCCGCATTCATCACCGCACGCATCGGCCTGGACGCGCTCATCACGGGCGGCTTCGACGAGCTCATCGACAACAACGAGCACCACGTGAAGATCATCGTAAACCCCCGCGCCTGA
- the rraA gene encoding ribonuclease E activity regulator RraA → MTVSTADLWDERGDELYSIALNFGDFGAKTSFSGPARTIRCYQDNGLVKQTLNQPGDGAVLVIDGDGSIATALMGDMIAEAGVRNGWNGVVINGAVRDREALAEMEFGIKALASNPRKSAKDGAGEIDVTVEIGGATIRPGAMVFADADGVAVEK, encoded by the coding sequence ATGACAGTTTCGACAGCAGACCTGTGGGACGAACGCGGCGACGAGCTCTATTCGATCGCTCTGAACTTCGGCGACTTCGGAGCCAAGACCTCATTCTCCGGCCCGGCCCGCACCATCCGCTGCTACCAGGACAACGGACTGGTCAAGCAGACCCTCAATCAGCCCGGCGACGGCGCCGTGCTCGTCATCGACGGTGACGGATCGATCGCCACCGCCCTCATGGGTGACATGATCGCCGAGGCAGGAGTTCGAAACGGCTGGAACGGTGTCGTCATCAACGGTGCCGTCCGTGACCGTGAGGCTCTGGCCGAGATGGAGTTCGGCATCAAGGCTCTGGCCAGCAACCCGCGCAAGAGCGCGAAAGACGGTGCCGGTGAGATCGACGTGACCGTGGAGATCGGCGGCGCGACGATCCGCCCGGGAGCGATGGTCTTCGCCGACGCCGACGGCGTTGCCGTCGAGAAGTAG
- a CDS encoding dicarboxylate/amino acid:cation symporter has protein sequence MPSPTASPAQTSDSRPQPSGFLRILRNYRFPLFILTGVVIGAIIGLVFGERATVIKPFGTLFINMMFTLVVPLVFFSIASAVAGMSSAARLGKIMGSMLGVFAVTGIIASIVMVAALRIFNATDGVQVEMQEPENVEGVGSIGDQLVQTVVVDDFSKILSAEHMLALIVFAVIVGFATSRIGDAGKPFAQFLNSGTEVFLKFTSIVMYYAPIGLGAYFAALIGDLGSQLVGDYVRAFLVYYPVAIAYFILAFTFYSFLAGGRRGVSRFWGNILEPTAISLGTSSSVAAIPANLRAGEKIGVPRDIRETIVPIGATIHMEGSSLSAILKIAFLFAVFQREFFTLENILIAIAVALLAGMVMAGIPSGGFIGELMIITLYGFPAAALPIIQIIGTVIDPPATTVNSVGDQASSMMVARILDGKDWMDKADEDDHDSVP, from the coding sequence ATGCCCTCCCCCACTGCCTCGCCGGCGCAGACGTCTGATTCGAGGCCGCAGCCATCGGGTTTCCTGCGGATCCTCCGCAATTACCGCTTCCCGCTCTTCATCCTCACAGGGGTGGTCATCGGCGCGATCATCGGCCTCGTCTTCGGGGAACGTGCCACCGTCATCAAACCGTTCGGCACGCTGTTCATCAACATGATGTTCACTCTCGTCGTGCCGCTCGTGTTCTTCTCCATCGCCTCCGCGGTCGCGGGAATGTCCTCGGCCGCGCGACTGGGCAAGATCATGGGCAGCATGCTGGGAGTCTTCGCCGTCACCGGCATCATCGCCTCCATCGTCATGGTCGCCGCGCTGCGCATCTTCAACGCCACGGACGGCGTCCAGGTGGAGATGCAGGAGCCGGAGAACGTCGAGGGCGTCGGGTCCATCGGCGACCAGCTCGTCCAGACCGTCGTCGTCGACGACTTCTCGAAGATCCTCTCCGCCGAGCACATGCTCGCACTCATCGTCTTCGCCGTCATCGTCGGCTTCGCCACCAGCAGGATCGGCGACGCGGGCAAGCCGTTCGCCCAGTTCCTCAACTCCGGCACCGAGGTGTTCCTCAAGTTCACCTCGATCGTGATGTACTACGCCCCGATCGGCCTCGGTGCCTACTTCGCCGCTCTCATCGGTGACCTCGGCTCCCAGCTCGTCGGGGACTATGTTCGCGCTTTCCTCGTCTACTACCCGGTGGCGATCGCCTACTTCATCCTCGCGTTCACGTTCTACTCCTTCCTCGCCGGCGGCCGCCGAGGCGTGTCTCGGTTCTGGGGCAATATCCTCGAGCCCACGGCGATCTCCTTGGGTACGTCGTCCTCGGTGGCGGCGATCCCGGCGAACCTGCGTGCAGGAGAGAAGATCGGAGTCCCCCGCGACATCCGGGAGACGATCGTGCCGATCGGTGCCACGATCCACATGGAAGGATCGAGCCTGTCCGCGATCCTCAAGATCGCCTTCCTCTTTGCCGTGTTCCAGCGCGAATTCTTCACCCTGGAGAACATCCTCATCGCCATCGCCGTGGCGCTGCTGGCCGGCATGGTCATGGCAGGAATCCCCTCCGGCGGCTTCATCGGCGAGCTCATGATCATCACCCTCTACGGCTTCCCGGCCGCGGCACTGCCGATCATCCAGATCATCGGAACCGTCATCGATCCCCCGGCCACCACCGTCAACTCCGTCGGCGATCAGGCGAGTTCGATGATGGTCGCCCGCATCCTCGACGGTAAGGATTGGATGGACAAGGCCGACGAGGATGATCACGATTCGGTTCCGTAA